The Artemia franciscana unplaced genomic scaffold, ASM3288406v1 Scaffold_3254, whole genome shotgun sequence region ACTATAGGCTATATTTAAACAACATGCTTAGTAAAGTGCATATgtgtataaatttaaaaatcataaagcTTACTTACCCTACAAATTATCACGATATGATTTACAATaagtattcttaaaaaaaaaaaaaaaaaattaaaaggaaacaaGTTGTGAAACTTTTCAAATTCTTAATCTAAAGTTtaactatttcaaataaatacacTATAGATTTGTACTACAAAGGACTAGTAGCCTACAACTTATTAATTAAGTTAGGCTAAGATCCTACTAAATTTAAAGACGATTTAAATCATAAGTCAAAGGTTGTTCTTCTTTTACAACTAAGCCAATTAGTTTTAAGTTACAATGAGTTTAAATGCGAAAGAACACTTAATTTATCGAAAGTCAAACTATTATACCTCAATAAGACACCCTCTCGAATTTGTGCGAGTTTTGCAATAGCTATGATTGTTTCTCAAAgtgcatacaaaaaaaatggctgtaaTAAGTTAGAAACATAGTTACTAGGTCTTACAatcttataatataataattatccCTACTTTTAAAACTCCAAACTACATTAACCCAACCATAATTAGATCTTACCCAATTAATGCCATGAATCAAaactttaacaataaaataagccTATCCTTCTATTACATCTACTTAATTAGTAATTTAAGCCTCAAGCCGTATCAGACACACAAGTTGTTTCATACTACTTCATACATTTATCAGATATGTGttttaagcaaatttttccttggttagcaaaattttaaacaattttagtttttaactatttGAAGTTATaaagaagtttaacggcgatcCTCTCAAAATACAagtgctattaattttttttatatctaggtatttttgtaactaaataaaataactttaatataaatattgccAATGTCtatccatcccccccccccaatgagaGTAGAGAACATCTAATAGGTCTTGAGTTAACTCCATCTTAGacctaaattaaaactttaaaaaaaaaaagaaaaaaagtcccTAAGAGATTATTAGCGAGACTAAGCTAGTACTTTAATTTGCTAAATACCTAATGGTTGTACCcttgaaatattattattttatcttccaAAAACACACACcaattattaattttctgacaaaaattcaacatttttgagaaaaatacatGAGACTTTTGCTACTAGGTTCTCGGATCCGCCGAATACGattgtatgattttcgttaagattctgtaatttttagggagtgttcccccctattttccaaaaaatcctGGTTTTTCTCTATTTAAAATAGCCCCTTTTCTGAAATGGGCGGTGCCAAAGATCTTCCGTAATGACACTTTAGTCTATTCTAACACAAGTCTTCCTGGAAGCATCTTTAATATTCTTTAATTCcccaatttaaaattattgatattttttaaattgatttttttaacactATATCGTAATGACAATAGTGTGTTAGCCCCTTAAATCTATCTTCAAAACTCCAATAATACTTAGTAAATCTCAGCGTCGCGCAATCCATTTTCTCTTTCTATCATACTTTGTCAGAAATAattgattaaatattaattacagataagaaagatgatcttaacatttttgatgaCCATGTGTATAAGTGCCCATACACAAGATGTCGTAAAGCATGGGATAATATTCAAACAcgaaaattcacttctaactagtaacaacgcttggaaaatttttatgaagctagaccctaaaccatttgaaacattattccaacaagttataagactggaaaaaaatacatttgacctaaaagaatcaatttttcaatttttaaaatcagacaaGGGACTACAAGCAAGCAAAAACAACcataaggaaaagaaagaaacatcccctaactctcccaaggtcaaaacaaaaagaatagtaGATGATTTTGATGCGAAAATGGCCGAAATCGATAAAGCTATAGGATTCGGaaaaaccattgaaaaaagaaaacgaaggtCAATTAACGAGGACCAAAACTCAGATATCGATAAAGAGACCCAAAATACAATTGAGCCAATCAAGACACAACTgagacaaagaaaattttacgatGGACAATATGCGTTATTGAACGAATTGCCCACagtatggaatttcttcaaagaactatggaatggaccaaaacaaattaacagTGCCAAGAACAGaccaatacaagaaaaaatagatttatctgaaataaaaccaaCGAAGGTTGAAACGAGAGACATAGCCAGTATTTCCCAATACACAAAGCAAACCGCTACAATTGAAACCCAAGGAACAAGCATGGTATCTGACCTCGTAACgcgaacaaataaaataccagaGATAATAAGAggtatagaaaatattgaagtggGATTGAATTCCACTAATGGTACCAGCAAACCAAAATACAAGTTTAAATGTCAATATTTCTGTAGAATAATAAACGTCACAACGGAAGCTACCAAAATCAACACGACCGCCCATGTTCCACGTATTACGTCTTATACCGAAGAAAGCACAAACGGATTAATGGAAATCCCCAGAAGCACCGAAAAGGAATACGAAACGACTACTTTCTGGAAATACGATACTCAGAACGAGGAAACCACAGCAGAAACTGATTTTACTCCAACAACAATCGAAACTGAACATACCCCAATAACAGAAGTGGAAGAAACATTCCCCTCGTCAAACCCCACGACGACTGACCCACAACCAATAGAGTTAGATACCTCaatatcagaaattactacaagCACTATCCCTGGTGTACTAATGCCAATTAAAaacgatgaaattttaataacagtaaggcaACCATGGCAATCAACTAGCTGGATATGGACTTCTACAAAAAAGGGAAGAATACAAGTTAGGTGGCAAATCCCTTTTGTCGAGACAGACTATGGTAGAACACGATGTGtggatggagacaaaaaatgtcAAGATGAAAGTCACTGGAGAGAATGTTGGACAATAGATG contains the following coding sequences:
- the LOC136043151 gene encoding uncharacterized protein LOC136043151; this encodes MILTFLMTMCISAHTQDVVKHGIIFKHENSLLTSNNAWKIFMKLDPKPFETLFQQVIRLEKNTFDLKESIFQFLKSDKGLQASKNNHKEKKETSPNSPKVKTKRIVDDFDAKMAEIDKAIGFGKTIEKRKRRSINEDQNSDIDKETQNTIEPIKTQLRQRKFYDGQYALLNELPTVWNFFKELWNGPKQINSAKNRPIQEKIDLSEIKPTKVETRDIASISQYTKQTATIETQGTSMVSDLVTRTNKIPEIIRGIENIEVGLNSTNGTSKPKYKFKCQYFCRIINVTTEATKINTTAHVPRITSYTEESTNGLMEIPRSTEKEYETTTFWKYDTQNEETTAETDFTPTTIETEHTPITEVEETFPSSNPTTTDPQPIELDTSISEITTSTIPGVLMPIKNDEILITVRQPWQSTSWIWTSTKKGRIQVRWQIPFVETDYGRTRCVDGDKKCQDESHWRECWTIDGKKTCARLAMADEPAKDELEPLPELTVENAHKISTHQAFLILYRQRLEALFELFNTEIQKLKQSTTRIFEVFFRRSKYKRSTSLIPIVGELASRLFGLSTEEDLNILRDNVKRLNTAMNTTLHVQKIQASIANYQKDKIEAISKKNIKNSQHDELFKK